From the Mangifera indica cultivar Alphonso chromosome 10, CATAS_Mindica_2.1, whole genome shotgun sequence genome, one window contains:
- the LOC123226734 gene encoding uncharacterized protein LOC123226734: protein MKAIIGSHGLWDIVEKGYEDLADENTATVAALEAWQRTKKKDQSALSIIHQGIDDDMFEKIANATRAKDAWEILKNSVVGVDRVKKVRLQTLRAEFESILMKENESITDYFTRVLAVVNQMKQLNEKMEDTRVVEKILRSLNAKFTYVVVAIEESKDIESMTIDELHGSLLAHEERMKRTQQEPMEQVLQAKFSFNPKGNDRGGRGRGRGRSRGCG, encoded by the coding sequence ATGAAGGCCATAATTGGGTCTCATGGCTTATGGGACATTGTCGAGAAAGGATATGAAGATCTCGCAGACGAGAATACTGCAACTGTGGCTGCACTAGAAGCTTGGCAGCgaacaaagaagaaagatcaAAGTGCACTCTCAATTATTCATCAAGGGATAGATGATGACATGTTCGAGAAGATAGCCAATGCAACAAGAGCCAAGGATGCATGGGAAATTCTAAAGAATTCTGTGGTCGGAGTTGATAGAGTGAAGAAGGTGCGACTCCAAACTCTAAGGGCTGAGTTTGAGTCGATTTTGATGAAGGAGAATGAGTCCATAACAGATTATTTTACTCGAGTATTGGCAGTGGTGAATCAAATGAAGCAGCTCAATGAAAAGATGGAAGATACAAGAGTAGTAGAGAAGATTTTGCGCTCTCTTAACGCAAAATTCACTTATGTGGTGGTGGCAATTGAAGAATCGAAGGACATAGAGTCCATGACCATCGACGAGTTACATGGATCGTTGTTAGCCCATGAAGAGAGAATGAAGAGGACCCAACAAGAACCAATGGAGCAAGTTTTGCAagcaaaattttcctttaatcCTAAGGGAAATGACAGAGGAGGAAGAGGTCGAGGTCGTGGTAGAAGCCGAGGTTGTGGATGA